From Poecilia reticulata strain Guanapo linkage group LG3, Guppy_female_1.0+MT, whole genome shotgun sequence:
AGTATTCTGCAAATACTTTCACACAGTACAGGGAAACATTATTCTCATTTCACAACTcgacattttattcatttcagacCAACCCTGATTGCACCATTAAGGTAAGGACAGTAAaagcttaaatttttttttacttgtatatTAAAATTCTCTTCTGAAAATTTTTGATTCAAAAGGAAATTAGTTATGCAAAAGGTAGCTGCAGAAGCAGGTTTTCTCACACCTTCACTGACAGCACTTGCTCAAACTGTAAGCTGATtagatttgattattttctttgtgcttcaTGTTAATAAAAGTTAGGTTTAGAAAAAATACATCCGTCAGAGAAAGGAAAGATCTACCTTCCCCCACTTCCAAGTTACTAAAGTTAAAAAAGCAGAaggttttttctttccccacaaCTCTGTCACTGGCAAATCAAGATGACGGTTCTTTTAAGCAAACAGCATGATATCTGGATTTATGACAACTGATTACATATGAATGATAAGTCgatattcaaagaaaaaaagtctggcTAATTCCTTTCTATTAATGTTTCTAAGTTACGCATCTTTAGTGAGATGCAATTTAACCTTTTTATAGAACCTTCGACAGATGTGTGGATAGTGGACAGAAAAAATCAAAGAGAGCAAGGAGTGAGCGGTGAGAAGACTTATAAAACTAGTCAGGGAATGAAGAAGGGTGTTGGGCACAGTGAGGAGTCGCGCTCAGTTCCTCTGACAGCCAGTAGAGTTCAGCTCAGTGGAGATTAGGATTACTTCTCTGTGCATTTCTCTGCAGAAGCTGCATTATAGAGTGCTTCTCCCAGCTCCTCCAGCCGTTCTCTTTTGTCCAAATCCTGGTGCAGGTTCTGAGGAACCTGGCTCAGGCCGTTCATGAGGCCATAGAGGCAGCCTGCGATGAGGCCCGTGGCTTCACTCTCACCTAAAACAACATGTTTACAGAGTTTCTTAACTCACAATGTGCTTCTATCTTCACAATACTGTACCGTATCAATTAAAAACGCAGCCAAAGCCATTTAAAgtcagctaaaaataaaaacattttagattgttttgttttttctgcgcAGTTCTGTAAAACGTACAGGCAAAGTTTCTCACCTCCATGAAACATGGCTCGTTTGCACAGCTCAGCCCAGTTGCTTCCTGAGGCCAGAAGTGCATCGTAGGCGATCATGGGAGCATCATGACCTCTCCGCCCTGCCTTACCCTCTGAACTCCAACGCTTGTACATCTgctttgagggaaaaaaaacaaaacggtcTGTGTCTGTAAAGGGGTGGAATCTGTTGATTTGATAGTATGAGAAATAAAGAACCTCGAGGGACATACTTTATCAGTCTCCTCTGCATCATAGCCATCAGGaaatgatggtttgttttgtcCATCCTTGTCAATCTCTCGCTCTTCGAGGTAAAACTGCCACTTAGcctcaaaataaaaccagttttccTGATATTCTGTGTaaacacatgtaaaaaaaatgcactttcaggaatcgctttttttttttacagaaatgcaCAAGAATTTATAATAACATATATTGATAAACTCTTTTTAATGCAGACGTTTTaggatttgttgtttaaaaggATCTAGACTGAGCCAGAGTCCAACCTGCCATGTGTCGTATTGTCTTCTTACAGTACTCCTCTGCTCGGGGGATGACCTTCATGAGCTCACGGCCCCAAGTCACGAGAGGCTTCCCCTGGATTGCAAAGGATGCAAATAATGCTGTTGTCAGGGAGCCGAGGAAGCCTGAAGCCAAGAGAAGAGAGAGACATCAAAAGTGA
This genomic window contains:
- the adprhl1 gene encoding inactive ADP-ribosyltransferase arh2, producing MEKFKAAMVLGAVGDSLGYRKGRWESCTSGKKIQVELASLGGLESLKLDPDNWPLSDAVLMHMTTAEALITDYWCLEDLYREVVRLYVEAMVSLQGRAPDPGTVEHCIHLKPHNFLLAWHTPFNEKGSGFGAAAKAMCVGMRYWQPERLDNLVEVSIEIGRMTHNHPTGFLGSLTTALFASFAIQGKPLVTWGRELMKVIPRAEEYCKKTIRHMAEYQENWFYFEAKWQFYLEEREIDKDGQNKPSFPDGYDAEETDKQMYKRWSSEGKAGRRGHDAPMIAYDALLASGSNWAELCKRAMFHGGESEATGLIAGCLYGLMNGLSQVPQNLHQDLDKRERLEELGEALYNAASAEKCTEK